TTTTCACATGTATCCTTTGCGAGCTGCGATTTCTTCTTGTTGGAAACTACCCCTTTGGTAATGGCAAGATCGATATTTGCAACACAGATATTGTGCTCTACGTTAAGCCTTAGAAAAAGGCCTTGGCCCTTTCGATCCTCAGGGATGAAGGAAATGCCGTGTTTCTTTGCATCATCAGGCGACTTCAGACTTACTGCCTTGCCACCGATCGAAATATCGCCCTGCACAGAACTGTCGGCTCCGAAGAGTCCAAGTGCTAGCTCACTCTTTCCAGAGCCAATTATTCCAGTAATTCCCAGTATCTCGCCCTTTCTTAGAGAGAAATTGATTGGCGCAAACATCTTTTCTGTTCTGAACTCTCTCACTTCAAAGAGCTTCTCTTCTGATGAAGTCCCTTCTCGAACGGGGAACTCCTCTTTGAGCGTTCTTCCCAGCATTGATTTTACAAGCGTTTTCAGATCTACCGAACGAATGTCGAATGTTCCAGCGTTCTGGCCGTCTCTTAATACAGTCGCCCTATCACAAACGCGAAAAACCTCATCTAGGTGGTGAGATATGTAGATCATGTTTACTTCTTTCTTCTTCAGGTCATCCATGATTTTGAAGAGTGTGTCAATTTCCGCTCTGCTCATACCGGTTGTGGGTTCATCCAAAAGAAGAATATTCGCATTGATAGAGAGAGCTTTGATGATTTCTATTATCCTTTTCTGGCCAAGTCCCAAATCGCCCACAAAAGCACTCGGATCCACAGCAATTGCAAAGGAGGAAAGATACTTTGCCGCTTTATCCAGAAGCTCTCTCTTTTTGATGGAGCCAAAGAAAGACTTTGTTGGCTCGTGGCCAAGGAAAATGTTTTCAGCAACCGTAAGAGAGTCCACCAGACTAAGCTCCTGATATATTGCGCCGATTCCTTTGTGCCTAGCATCGACAGGGTCTTCGATCGTCACACTTTTCCCTCTCACTTGAATCGATCCGGAATCCATTTTGTGGACACCGGTAAGGATTTTGATTAACGTTGATTTTCCGGCGCCGTTCTCCCCAAGAAGCGCGTGAACTTCGCCCTCGGCAAGTTCGAAACTTACATCTTTCAGTGCGTGTATACCTCCAAAAGATTTATGGATTCCTTCGAGCTTCAGCACAGTTTCAGGCACTTCTTACACCCGCTTTCCTAGCAAATCCCGTACGCTCTCTGACGAAGGGATAGAAGTCTGAGCACCGGAAATTGTTGTACTTAACGCTCCAGCTGCATTTGCCCATGCTAGAGACTGTCTCAGGCTTTCACCTTTTGAAAGGGCTGCCGCCAGCGCTCCGGAAAAAACATCTCCTGCAGCAGTAGTATCAACGCAGTTAACTTTGAAGGGATCGAGCTCTATAAAGCAGTCTTCATCGAGGCCCACGATGCCCTTTTCGCCCAGAGTAACTATCGGTAATCTGAAACCCAGCAGCCTAAGTTTCTCAAGAGCATCACGTGCCGACTCTTTATCACGTACTTCTATACCGGTGAGTATCCTCGCCTCCGTTTCGTTTGGTTTTATGAGATGAACCAAAGATGCAATGGAATCGGGAAATCCCTGTCTTGGGGCAGGCGCAGGATCGACAATGGTAAACATGCCTTTCTCGTGAGCCATTTCTATTGCCCTGTAGATAGTCTCTTCTGCTATCTCCATGGTTAGCAAAAGAATTCTTCCCGATTGGAAGAGATCCGAGTTCCTCTCTACATCAGCGGGAGAGAGTAATGCGTTGCTGCCTGGAGTGAATGAAATCGAGTTCTGGCCCTTCTTATCAACTCGTATCATTGCTATTCCGGCTGTTCTTTCGGGATCTCTGAGAATTCTGGAAGTGTCGACTCCCTTTTCACTCATCAAATTAACCAACTCTACGCTGAATCTGTCACCGCCGAGTTTAGTGAACATCTGAACCTTGGCGCCATTCATTGCAGCCGCGACCGCCTGATTGCCACCTTTACCGCCCGGATAGGTACTGAAGTTGTCCGTAAGAACTGTCTCACCTGGCTCTGGAAGGCTGTCCATTACCATAACAAGATCCATATTCATACTTCCCATGCACAGAATCTCTCCGTTGAAGTCGAAATCAACCATCTTTAGCCTCCCTTCGAAGAGGCTCGACACTTTTCATGAACTTCTTCACTCTGTCGGGATCCACAGGATTCTTCCAGTTGTTGTCTTTCTTGAAGTAACTGCCAACAATCGCTCCATCAGAAAATTTCAGCAACTCACTCGCATTATCTTCCGTTAGGCCGCTACCGATTATTACGGGGACGCGAACGGTATCGCTGAATCTCCTTACTTTCCCAGCATCGGGTGCTTGTCCTGTTTCAAATCCAGTAACTATTAGTACTTCTGCGCCTTCAGACTCTGCATCGTGGGCCTGTTCCTCCACACTTCTGTCCGAAATGATGAAATGGCTTCCATGCTTGACATTGACGTCGCACATGAACTTGACGTCTTCTGCGCCGAGGAGTTTTCTGTATCTAGCGAGTTCTGCCCCGATACCTTCTGTCAAACCGGCGTGAGAAACATATGCATTCACCCATTCGAAGACTCTTATCCATCTGGCTCCTGCTGCAACAGCCGCTGCAAGCGAAACCTTCCCTCCATTGAGATGGCAGTTCACTCCCACTGGAATTCTGACGGCTTCCCGAACCTTCTGAGTCGCCACTGCCAGGGCTGCCGAGGTTTCATGACCGATCTTCTCACCCTTGAGATAAGGGAAGTCCCAGATATTCTCTATTTGAAGTCCGTCGACACCGCAATCCTCCATGGTTCTTGCCTCTTCAACGGCGATCTTGAGTATCTCCTTCATTCCAAACCTGGCAGAATCATATCTTGGCGAACCTGGGAGGGGACGCAGGTGTATCATTCCTATAATGGGTTTATCGATTTCGAATATTTCTTCAAGAACTTCCTTGTTTCTTTTCACAATTACCACCTCTTTGTCTTTCGGCGCAACTGCAGAACAGTATCCTTGATCGATGAATAGAGAAAATATCGATATCTAGAAATCTACTCCGGAAACGAGTATGATGTTCGCGTAGGGAGTGAACTCTCCTGTCTTCACAAATACTTTGACTTCTTTGCCTTGGAGACTGCCATTTAGAACTAGATCCTTAAATTCTGGATGAGGTATATTCTCCTCTACAATGTCGTTCCCCTTGTTCTTGATTTGCGAAACAATTTCCTTCAGTTGTGAATAGATTTCGGGGCTTACCGATTTAGTTTCGTCAGCGATAATTACCTTCTCGATTTCAAGTTCCTCGAGTACGACCTTAACGACATCTACGAACCTGGGGAGATCCCTTCCTACCGATACATCGATGCAGATTGTGTTTTCGTGCCTTGGGAATGGAAACCCTCTGTCTGTAATAACTAACATGTCGCCGTGGCCAAGTCTTGCCACTTCTCTTGCAAGATCGTTGTGAAGAATACCCTTTGTCTTCATTCCTTCACCTCCATTGATTTGTCATATTTCAGTTGATTCCCTCACTATAAGCTGTGAATCCAGCTCTATCTTTCTCGTGTGGACATCTTCACCACTCTGCTTCTTCATTATCTTCTCAAGAAGCAACTTCATTGCTGCCCTTCCGGCTTCATACTTCGGCTGATTCACAGTCGTCATCGCCGGGATTACTAGTGACGAGTAAAGAACATTGTCAAACCCCGCGATGGAGATATCTATCGGAATCTTTAAACCATGCTGTTTTGCTGCCTCGATTGCCCCCCACGCCATCATGTCATTCCCGGCAAAAATAGCAGTAGGTCTGTTCTTAAGTTTCAATATTTTCTGCTTCATTATCTTGAATCCGTCTTCATATTTGAAGCTACCGTAATAGATTCTTATATCTCCTTTGCGTATTCCATCTCTCTCGAGCTCGCTGCAGAATCCCTGAAGCCTTCTTACTGCGCTGGGCACATCACTTGGCCCTGCTATGCAGGCGAATCTATTGTGGCCTTTGTTTAGTAAGTGTCTGGCTAATTGAGCAGAACCTTTGAAATTATTCGTGTAGATTACGTCAATTAGTGGATTCTCGATTGTGAGATGCCTGTCAAGAATCACCATGGGCATTCCATCTGAGAGATCTGCTAGAAGCCCCTCTTCCATTCTGGGTGCAACATTGATCACACCATCAACTCCGTGGCCAAGGAAGGAAATCAACGTCTCTTCTTCTCTGTAACTCTTTCCGTCGCTGTTGCAAAGAAACATCTGATAATCGTGATCGAGGGCAATGCTTTCCACGCCTCTCGCAATTTCTGCGAAGTACGGATTAGTTATATCTGGAACCAGAAGTCCAACCAGGAATGACTTTCGAATTTTCAGACTTCTGGCAATTTTACTTGGTCTGTACTGAAGGGCGTTTATGGATTCAAGGACAGCGCTTTTCAGTTCAGGACTCACGAACTTCTTCCCAGATATTACATTTGATACTGTCGCGACCGATACTCCAGCATGTTTGGCAACATCTTTCATATTAGCCATTTCATGGACCCTCACTCGATTTCTAGTTAAACGTTTAGTTAATCGTTTAACTAGAGTGTATCATCCATGAACTTGTATTCAAAACCCAGCTATGTTTGAATGAAAGCAGTTATCTTTGAAGGAGGGTGATTAAAATAGTTTTGCTAAGAAAATCGCAAGTATTCAAAGTGAAGCCTGCTTATTTCTGACCAGTGGGAGCTGGCGCCATGACTGGATAATCTGAATGTTTGTCTTTCCAGAAGCGAAAAACTATTCACACGAAAACTGTTCGAAATCGCATTGGCTTAGTGTTTGTTGTTTGTGGAAATTGATCAGATTGTATTATGATGTATGAGTTTTTTGTAGTATTATTGCACAGAAGTCATCGTGGGAGGTGGTTATGTGAGCTTAGAGAAGAGGCTTTACAAGTCGAGAAAGGACAAAGTGATAGACGGTCTAGCTGCAGGAATAGGGGAGTATTTAGGAATCGATCCGGTGATTGTAAGATTGGTCTTTGTTGCACTTGTTTTTGCAGGTGGAGCCGGTTTGCTGATTTATATCATCGGCATGTTCATAGTGCCGAGGGCTCCAATCAACAAAGAGAACAATGTTGTGATAATGGATGAGGAGGGTAAGCCGATAGAAGAGGGAGAGAAAGAGGCGCTTTCGGATGACAAAAGCAAGCTGATTATTGCTGGGCTTCTCATTGTTTTTGGCATAGCACTCTTGTTAGGGTCATTCACTCCCTGGAACATTTTCAGCGGGATATTCTGGAAGTTTGTTATTGGAATAGTATTGATAGCAGGTGGAGGGTTCGTAATCTATAAGTCCGTAAGCAGGAGCTGATTATATGAGAATTGCAATGGGATTGATTTTCGTCTTGGTTGGTGTCTTGCTGATCTTTGGATTGTTCACTGGAGACACACTTCTCAATGCCCTGGTCAATCTCGCAAATTACTGGCCGATTATTCTTGTCCTGGTCGGGTTAAGCATTCTTTCAAGCGTAAAGGCCCTTCGCTGGATCAGATACGTTAATGTCCTGCTTATTGTCGCTTTTGTGCTGTTCATATTCTTTTGGCCCTCGCCATTTCTCTCGGGCGAGAAAGCCGTTAGGAATTCTGTGACACTTGAGGCTTCTGAGTCTTCCAGAAGCATTGAGATTTTACTCAACCTTGCGATGGCTAACATTACTGTTGAATCATTGATGGAAGATGTAGCGTCTTCAACGTTTGCGGTAGTCGAATATTCAGTTCGAGGCACCGATCTCAGGATTGAAGAGGATAGTACGCAGCTATCTCAAAGGTTTGTGATAAGACCTGATTCAAACGTCTCTTGGCTTGGAACAAGTACCGTAGTGATTAAGCTGAACCCAGATTATAACTATGTGCTCAAGTTTGACAGCGCGGTAATGAATGGCAGGTTCAATCTGGCTGAGCTGAAAGTTGACGAACTGAAGTTGAGCGGGGCTGTTATTAAGACAAAATTGATTATACCTGAAGTGGGCCCCTCAAATACTAAAGTCAATGCTGCCATTATCAACTCAGAGATTATTATCCCAGACGGTATTAGGTCTATTCTGAAAGCTAATGCTGCCATACGGAATATTAGAACAGATCTGTCATATACCGGAGACAAAGAGTATGTGTTTGAGGGTTCAACATTTGATTTCAGCTCATATCTTACTTTTGACAGTGCAATAATGAATCTGAGAGTCCTACGCTGAAGCCAGTTTTAGAGCTTTGTCGCAAATGGAGATTTCCATGGGCAGGGTTCCGACAACCTCCCCATCCATCTGAATAATTACATCTCTGTCGCTTATGACAGAAATAGATCTGGCGTTTCTGTAGCTTACTGTATCCACGACTAGATGTTCGCCGCGATAGATCTTCGGGAAGTGGTACAGAAGACGGAGCTTTGACATCTTTGAGACACCAACTATGTCCATGAGCCCATCATCTACAAGCGCTTTGGGGGCGATTCTCATTCCTCCTCCAAAGTAGTTTCCGTTTGCCATAGTAAGAAAAAAGAATCTGTCCGAGAACTTTTCTCCGTCAATGGTGAAACTTAGCGGATAAGTTCTCGAAGTGATGAATTCGATCAGAAAGGAAAGCAGGTATGCCATCTTTCCACTGGTCTTGAATCTCGATTTGTTCATTCTGTTAGTCTGAAGTTCCCCGACAGGAAATTAATGAGACTCTTTCCCAGAGAGAAAAAAGGCACAAGAATGTTGTGAAAGTGTAGACAGTAAATGGTCAATTTACAATTGACTTCGCTCGTTTCTTTGTGCTATGATTCTGTTATGAATTACAAACCTAAAGGCCTTTATTTAGCTAAGATTGTGAGTAAGTACAAGGACAGAGAATACTTCACTTATCTTCTGAGAAGAAGCTATCGAGAAGATGGTAAGGTGAAACAGCAAACCATTGCCAACCTTACTGAATTGCCAGAAGTTACTAGAGAGTTAGTCAAAGAGAGTCTCCAGGGGAGAGTCTTTCTTCCATCCGAAGAGGCAATTGAGATTACTCGGTCGAGAGCTCATGGTAATGTTGCGGTTATAAGTAAGGTAATGGAGGATCTAGGTATTTCCGAATTGCTTTCTTCTCGAAGGAGTAGAGAAAGCGATCTAATAGAGGCGATGATAGTTGCAAGGATAATAAACCCTCAGACGAAGCTTTCCACAATACGCTGGTGGGATAATACCACTATTCCCGAAGAGTTCTCAGTGGAAGATGCGGACGAAGATGAGTTATATACTGCTCTGGACTGGTTGCTCCAGAGGCAAGAGACGATAGAAAGGAAACTTGCGCAGAGACACTTAAGAGAAGGAAGTCTTGTTCTTTACGATGTCTCTTCGAGTTACTATGAAGGGAGTCATTGTAAGCTTGCGAGTTATGGTTATAACAGAGACAAGAAGAAGGGAAAGAAACAGATAGTCTATGGACTCATGACGGATTCTAAAGGTATACCAATATCCATACAGGTATATCCGGGATGTACGAGTGACACTAAAACGATAGGGGAACAGGTAGACAAGGTAAAGGAAGAGTTCAAAGTAGAAAGGTTCGTCGTGGTCGGAGACAGAGGGATGTTAACGCAGGGGCAGATAGACAGATTGAAGGCTCTCGGTGGAGTTGACTGGATTAGTGCCTTTAGAGGGCCTACAATTAAGAGTCTCTTTGAAAATGGGTATTTACAGCTGAGCTTATTTGACGAGAGAGACCTTCTTGAGATAGACTCACCCGATTATCCTGGGGAGAGGTTAATAGTCTGCAGGAATCCCTTTCTTGCAGAAGAGAGAAGGAGAACGAGAGAAGACTTACTCAGGGTGACTGAAGAAAACCTGAACAAACTCTTGAGAAGGATCGCTTCAGGAAGGTTGAGAGAGGCGGGGAAGATAGGGCAGGCACTGGGAAGGATAGAGAACAGGTACAAGATGGCCAAGCATTTCATTTTCAAGATAGAGGATGGGAAGTTCGATTACAGGAGAAATGAAGAAAGTATAGCCTTTGAAGCTTCTCTTGATGGATTTTATATAATCCGAACCAGTGTAGAGAAAGAGAAGTTGACTGCAGAAGAAGTGGTGTACAGCTACAAGAGTCTATCCAGAGTTGAGAGGGCATTCAGGACGCTAAAGGGAGTGGATCTGAAGATACGGCCAATACACCACTGGCTTGAGAAGAGAGTGAGGGCTCACATATTTCTCTGCATGCTAGCGTATTATGTTGAATGGCATTTGAGGGAGTTATGGAAGAGCCTGATCTTCACTGACGAATATACCGATAGAGAACATGTACTACAGGCTATTAGATCCAAAAGCGCACTTGAGAAGACGAGGAAGAAGAAGCTGAGTGACGGGACACCGGTACACAGCTTTCAGACTCTTCTATCTGAAATGAGTACGATTGTCTGTAACGATGCCAGGGTACCTGCGGTACCGGAGATACCTTCATTCACGATAATAACAACTCCCAACGAGGTACAGAGAAAAGCTCTTGAACTTGTCGGATTGAAACAACTCAGCAAACGTAGACAGAAATAATCACTTCATTTCTCTGAAATCCTTTCAGATAGCTATTTCTTGCTTGCTCAGTTCGGGAACTTCAGGTTAGTGATTGCCGCATCGAAACCTGCTCCAACAACGTTTACTGCATATCTAGTTGAATTAGTGCCGTTGAAATCTTTGAAGTTTACCCTTAGCAGGTCGATCTCGCGAATTCTCTTTCCAGATGCTATTTTCACCATTTCTCTGTAGTCTTGTTCAAGGTTTATGGCTCTCGCGAGATCATTCCCTGAGCCAACGGCGACTATGCCGATAGAAGCTCCCGAATTGCCAGCTTTCATTCCGTTTATGACCTCATTCAGAGTCCCGTCTCCGCCAACACTTATTATTCTCTCGTAGCCGCTGTTAAGAGCCACAAACTGCAGAGCATCACCTATACCCGTCGTTATGTGTAGGTCATAATCACCAAGTTTTTCGCGAATCAGTTCGGAGATGTAGCTTTCAAACTCACGGCCTGCTTGACCATGACTGGCATTTGGATTAACTACTACGAGCGTATTCAAAACACCTTACCTCCGCTTAAGCTACGATGGTAGATTCTATCACAAGTTATCAGACCACAGACTCGAGTTTGTGGACAATGAAACTTGCTACATCTTCAGCAAAAGTGCCTGGCCCGAATCCCGCATCGTATCCCAATTCCTTTGCCAGTTCATGAGTTATTCTTGCTCCACCTGCCACCAAAACGATCTTCTTCCTAATGTTTTCCGCTTCAAGAAGCTCCACAAGGGCAGTCATATTCTTCAGATGAACGTTCTTGGCAGTTACAGTTTGAGATACCAGAATAGCATCGGCATTTAGTTCAATTGCCCTTGCTACCAACTCCTCGTTTTGGACCTGGCTACCTAGATTGTGAGCATCTATGTTCCTGTATCGTTCCAACCCATAGTGACCTGCAAAGCCTTTCATATTCATTATTGCGTCAATGCCAACAGTGTGAGCGTCCGTTCCTGTGCTAGCTCCAACCACAACTACCTTTCTCCCTATCCGCTCTTCAATGAACCTGTCGATCTCCTCCATAGACAGTTTCTCCATTGCTATCTTGGGAACTCTAATAGAAGTGTAGTCAACTGAATGGGAGGATTCTCCGTATGCTACAAAAAAAGTGAATCCGGTCGTCATCTCTCTTGAAAATGAGATCTGAGGATTTTTTAGGCCCATCTTTCGCATCAATAATCTGGCAGCCTCATCGGCCTCGGGACCTCCAGGTAGAGGAAGAGTAAAGCTGAGCTGAACTTTGCCGTCGTTCATCGTGTCTCCGTAGGGAGTGATCCTGGTGAGATCTACTGCAGCAGGAAGTTCATTCTTTTTGTATGAGTTTTTATCCATCATAACTCCCTCCAAGCATCTTCTCGATAAATGGATTCCTGTAGCTGTTTCCCTTTTTTTCGACTCCCTCCAGTCCTTTTCCGCCGTGGAGTGATCGCTTTATGTTTGCAAAAGTCCCCTTCTCTAGTGTCTCAAACAAACCTACTGATTGAATTTCCTTCAGTAGATCCACGGCTTCATCTAACACTCTGGAAGCTCTTTCCTGGATTATGCCATCTTCTTTGAATACTATCTCATCACTAAGATTTCGCAGGTTATTGAATATGTACCGTGCGTTTTCAATTGCAAGGTACCTGTCGCTCATGAAGGGAGTGTGAATCGCTTCAGTAAGCATTCCAAGGAGTTGAATGCCTTGATTAGTCATGATGGAAATCACATTGAAAAGAGTATCCTGAGCGTAACCCATGAAGATGTTTCCTGTCATGAACTTTGTAGGAGGCATGTATTTCAGTGGCGCCTTCGGAAATATCTCCCGGCTCATCTGCGCTTGAGCAAGTTCGTACAGGAAGCCGTTTTCTATTGAGGGATCCATTTCAAAAGCGTGCCCAAGACCCATCTGTTCCTCGGGAATACCTGCCATTAATGCCAGCCTTTCGTTTATGAACTGGGAAGCCAGTACCGTGTGGGCTTCTTCATAGGCATCGGCAGTAGTCAGGTAGTTATCTTCACCGGTGTTGATTATTACTCCGGCGAATCCATTAATGACCCTTGAAAAGTATTGGTCGATTATGGTCCTCTTCATGTTTATGTCTCTGAACAAGATACCGTAAAGGGCATCGTTCAGCATGACATCAAGTCTTTCAATAGCTCCCATTGCCGCAATTTCCGGCATGCAAAGTCCGGAGCAATAATTACAGAGCCTGATATATCTTCCTACTTCTTCTCCAACTTCATCAAGCGCAGACCGCATTATTCTGAAATTCTCTTGAGTGGCGTATGTTCCACCGAAACCTTCCGTTGTCGGTCCAAAGGGGACATAATCCAGAAGGCTCTGCCCCGTCGATCTGATTACTGCTACTATGTCGGCGCCTTGCCTTGCTGCCGCCCTTGCTTGAACCACATCCTCATAAATGTTTCCAGTTGCTACTATCACATAGAGATAAGGTTTCTTGCCTTCACCCAGTTCCTGTATAAGAGAGTCGCGCTTAACTCGATTCAAGCGAATCTTCTCAACTGTCTCTTCCACTAAACCGTCGATAGCTCCAAAGACTTCGACTTCAGGTCGGTAACCGAGACTTCTCAGGTCAAGTCTGCCATGTGAGATCTCCTCAGCAATTCTCTGTGGAGAGAGACCGGTTACGAGTATGGCATTGCCTATTGCGTATGCTGCGCCTTCGCTTAATAGGTTCGCGGATTTGAGGTGATCGACAACTACGTTTGACATTGGAACACCGTACTCATCGACTCCATCTATCCCGAGAAGCCTACATATTGCTCTCTCTACACTAACTGTAGTATGTTCGTTGACGAAATTGTGCACTGCATCAGCTATCTTTCGAGAGTAATTCCGCGCTTCTTCTACTTTATTCCAGTCTAAGTTCAGTTTTCCTTTCATTCACAGCCTCCCACGATATTGCCTTTTATCAGCTCTATGAATTTTTTGTCAAGTCCCATAATACGGGCGATTGCAATAGCCTCCTTCGGAAAGATTACTTTGTCCCTCATTTCTATAAGTGAGTGGTCAACGTAGTAAGAAATCTCCCTGTCTCTTTCGGTTTCAATTCTGTGGTGATCAACACCTTTAATCATAAATAACTGGGCGGAGTTGATTTGGAGTGCCTCCTCGTAATGAGATGTGAAAATGGAGCGGCACTTGGGGTTGCGACCGAGATAATCGGCAGAGGCTATCAAGAAAGCGGGACCTTCAACAGGATTAGTGCTCCGACCGATCTCGTCGAACAGGAACAGGCCCGCGATTTCCGCTTGAACTATCTCGATTGCTTCTTTCAGGTGTTGAATTTCTCCCGCAAACGACGACAGACCATCGGTGAAAGACTGTTTGTCCCCGCTGAAATAAACCACCGACTCGTACACGGGAATAAAAGCTTTATTTGCAGGAACAAAGAGACCGTACTGAAACATTGTTTGAAGAAGAGCGACACTCCTGAGAAGAACGGATTTCCCGGTCATGTTACCGCCAACGATGACAACCTTTCGTCCAAAGTTTGCTGAAAATGGCTGGAACTCCTTCCCCTTTTTTCTGAGGCTCTCGGATATCTCTGGATTGAAGAGGTCTTCGAACTCATACTCTCCAGAAGAGATTTCTGGTTTCCTCAAGCCTAGCTTCTTATTCAGATCGGTGAGAGCGATTACTAGGTCTATGTTTCCGGTCTTGTTAATCGCTTCCTCGAGGACGTCACGATACTCTCTTAGTCTATCCGAAAGATCGGCTCTCACCCTCCTCTCAATCTCGAAGTTCTTCTGAACAAGTTCATCAAGACTCTTGGTATGTTCTCCACCTATTCGCTGTAACCTGTGAAGCTCCTCCCTAACCTCACCGAGTGCATCGTCGAAGTTATTGGAGATATAGAAGCTCTCTGTTTGGGAATTATCAGGGTCTAGAATTGAAAATACGGGCGAAAGGCATGGGAGTTGCATCCATGAGCCGCAAGTGCCTAGTTCTTCCCTAAGCTTTTCGCACCAGTAAGTGAAGCTCTTGATTTCAAAGAGCTCTATATCCTCAAGCAAATTTCCACCGGAGAGGTTTGAGATTGTCCCCCTAACATCCCGGATCCTTGATAAAATTCGCTTAAGTGAAGGTACGATCTCTTCCTTCTTGAGAATCTCCTCTTGCCTTCTGTGAATTTCTTCTATTGACTTTCTGGTGGTAAGAAAGGTGAGGTTGCGCAGCGCCTCTCTTCCAATAGGTGTTATTGGCTCAATGAGAGAGATTATGTATTCAAATCCGCAGTCAAGGTATTTCAATTTGCCGTCTCCTCCAGAACATCGATTACGGGAACACTGACAAACTTCTCCAGGGCTTCTACAAGCTCTCTTGACTTGACACTGAAACCTGTTGGCGAATAAGGGTTCACCGTTACCGCGATGAGATTGGCTGGATAAACAACTTCAAGTCTTCCTCCGGATCTTTCGTACTTCACGAGAGTCTGTTCGTCAACGAAAATACATGAAAAATCTCTAATTACTACTCTCGTTCCGGGTTCTGCAAGACGAAGCAAAACGGAAGATGTCAGTGATCCGTTTATGTAGATTGTTTTCCCCACAGTATCTGTGCTTGAGTACGATGCTGTCAAGGATGAGGAGGATAGTCTTTCAAAGACCCCATTATCATCTATCCATACACCGATCTCGAGGGGGAGTAGGCGATTTCGGAGCTCTCTTTCTGCACCGGGAAGAGAGATCAGCTTCACCGCAAAACGTGTCTTTCTTACTAATTCTTCTAAGTTCATCGACAGAGCGGCACCGGTTGCAAGGATTAATCCGTCCGATATTCGTGGAGCTCCGGGGCTAAGTCTCGATGTAGAACCATCTATAAGAACCTTATCACAGCCATAGGATTTCAACGTCTTTACAGTTTCGCACAGATAGTCCAGAATAGATGGCCCCGAAATTATTACTTCGCCAGCAGTCTCTGCTCTTGCGAAGACCGTTCTGCCGAGAGGGGATCTGTAATCCCTCAGGTCTAACACAGTGGCGGAAAACCGTCGGTTGTGGAAGTCCTTCTCGGATGTTGCGAAATAAGTGCCTTTACTGACATTGATCTCGGGCTTTTTATTCAGGAAAATCTGGTCTATCTTCTCACCTTCAAGTCCCGTTGATGTCAGTCCAACAGAGACTCCCTCTTTTCTAAACTCTCTCAACAGCCGATTAAGTACGACCGTCTTACCGGTGTTCTTTTCCAGGCCGATCACGGATACTGTTTCAATTCCATCGGTTAATTCTATGACGCTGATGGGAGGTCTCATTCTCCAGTGAAGAGCAGCAATGCTTCGCCGTCAACTGCCTTCTCTCCATTGCTCTTCTCGACAGTTGTACCAACCAGTAGTCTCTTTTTCTCTTCGTTTTTCTCGAGGATTTCGATAGTGATCTTCACTTCCTCTTCCAAAAAGATTGGCTTCAAGAACTTGACTTCTTGTTTCATGTAGATAGAAC
This genomic window from Mesotoga sp. Brook.08.105.5.1 contains:
- a CDS encoding IS1634 family transposase — protein: MSKYKDREYFTYLLRRSYREDGKVKQQTIANLTELPEVTRELVKESLQGRVFLPSEEAIEITRSRAHGNVAVISKVMEDLGISELLSSRRSRESDLIEAMIVARIINPQTKLSTIRWWDNTTIPEEFSVEDADEDELYTALDWLLQRQETIERKLAQRHLREGSLVLYDVSSSYYEGSHCKLASYGYNRDKKKGKKQIVYGLMTDSKGIPISIQVYPGCTSDTKTIGEQVDKVKEEFKVERFVVVGDRGMLTQGQIDRLKALGGVDWISAFRGPTIKSLFENGYLQLSLFDERDLLEIDSPDYPGERLIVCRNPFLAEERRRTREDLLRVTEENLNKLLRRIASGRLREAGKIGQALGRIENRYKMAKHFIFKIEDGKFDYRRNEESIAFEASLDGFYIIRTSVEKEKLTAEEVVYSYKSLSRVERAFRTLKGVDLKIRPIHHWLEKRVRAHIFLCMLAYYVEWHLRELWKSLIFTDEYTDREHVLQAIRSKSALEKTRKKKLSDGTPVHSFQTLLSEMSTIVCNDARVPAVPEIPSFTIITTPNEVQRKALELVGLKQLSKRRQK
- a CDS encoding lysine 5,6-aminomutase subunit alpha — its product is MKGKLNLDWNKVEEARNYSRKIADAVHNFVNEHTTVSVERAICRLLGIDGVDEYGVPMSNVVVDHLKSANLLSEGAAYAIGNAILVTGLSPQRIAEEISHGRLDLRSLGYRPEVEVFGAIDGLVEETVEKIRLNRVKRDSLIQELGEGKKPYLYVIVATGNIYEDVVQARAAARQGADIVAVIRSTGQSLLDYVPFGPTTEGFGGTYATQENFRIMRSALDEVGEEVGRYIRLCNYCSGLCMPEIAAMGAIERLDVMLNDALYGILFRDINMKRTIIDQYFSRVINGFAGVIINTGEDNYLTTADAYEEAHTVLASQFINERLALMAGIPEEQMGLGHAFEMDPSIENGFLYELAQAQMSREIFPKAPLKYMPPTKFMTGNIFMGYAQDTLFNVISIMTNQGIQLLGMLTEAIHTPFMSDRYLAIENARYIFNNLRNLSDEIVFKEDGIIQERASRVLDEAVDLLKEIQSVGLFETLEKGTFANIKRSLHGGKGLEGVEKKGNSYRNPFIEKMLGGSYDG
- a CDS encoding acylglycerol kinase family protein: MNTLVVVNPNASHGQAGREFESYISELIREKLGDYDLHITTGIGDALQFVALNSGYERIISVGGDGTLNEVINGMKAGNSGASIGIVAVGSGNDLARAINLEQDYREMVKIASGKRIREIDLLRVNFKDFNGTNSTRYAVNVVGAGFDAAITNLKFPN
- a CDS encoding OAM dimerization domain-containing protein; this encodes MDKNSYKKNELPAAVDLTRITPYGDTMNDGKVQLSFTLPLPGGPEADEAARLLMRKMGLKNPQISFSREMTTGFTFFVAYGESSHSVDYTSIRVPKIAMEKLSMEEIDRFIEERIGRKVVVVGASTGTDAHTVGIDAIMNMKGFAGHYGLERYRNIDAHNLGSQVQNEELVARAIELNADAILVSQTVTAKNVHLKNMTALVELLEAENIRKKIVLVAGGARITHELAKELGYDAGFGPGTFAEDVASFIVHKLESVV
- a CDS encoding permease, which translates into the protein MKYLDCGFEYIISLIEPITPIGREALRNLTFLTTRKSIEEIHRRQEEILKKEEIVPSLKRILSRIRDVRGTISNLSGGNLLEDIELFEIKSFTYWCEKLREELGTCGSWMQLPCLSPVFSILDPDNSQTESFYISNNFDDALGEVREELHRLQRIGGEHTKSLDELVQKNFEIERRVRADLSDRLREYRDVLEEAINKTGNIDLVIALTDLNKKLGLRKPEISSGEYEFEDLFNPEISESLRKKGKEFQPFSANFGRKVVIVGGNMTGKSVLLRSVALLQTMFQYGLFVPANKAFIPVYESVVYFSGDKQSFTDGLSSFAGEIQHLKEAIEIVQAEIAGLFLFDEIGRSTNPVEGPAFLIASADYLGRNPKCRSIFTSHYEEALQINSAQLFMIKGVDHHRIETERDREISYYVDHSLIEMRDKVIFPKEAIAIARIMGLDKKFIELIKGNIVGGCE